One part of the Vidua macroura isolate BioBank_ID:100142 chromosome 14, ASM2450914v1, whole genome shotgun sequence genome encodes these proteins:
- the GJB1 gene encoding gap junction beta-1 protein, with the protein MNWAGLYTVLSGVNRHSTAIGRIWLSVIFIFRIMVLVVAAESVWGDEKSAFTCNTQQPGCNSVCYDHFFPISHIRLWALQLILVTTPALLVAMHVAYQQHQEKKLLVLTGHADAKHMEEVKKHKMRIAGSLWWTYVCSVVFRLLFEAVFMYIFYMLYPGYQMMRLVKCEAYPCPNTVDCFISRPTEKTIFTVFMLVTSSICIILNMAELVYLVVRACARRSQHHTNPSSGKGSFYGHKHSSEYKQNEINQLLTEQDGSLKDMLRRNSGLQEKGDRCSAC; encoded by the coding sequence ATGAATTGGGCCGGCCTGTACACGGTGCTGAGCGGGGTGAACCGCCACTCCACTGCCATCGGGCGCATCTGGCTCTCCGTCATCTTCATCTTCCGGATAATGGTGTTAGTGGTGGCAGCCGAGAGCGTCTGGGGGGATGAGAAATCTGCCTTCACCTGCAACacccagcagcctggctgcaaCAGCGTCTGCTATGACCACTTCTTCCCCATCTCCCACATCCGTCTGTGGGCCCTGCAGCTCATCCTCGTCACCACACCAGCCCTTCTCGTGGCCATGCACGTGGCctaccagcagcaccaggagaagaagctgctggtgctgaCAGGGCACGCAGATGCCAAGCACATGGAAGAGGTCAAGAAGCACAAGATGCGCATAGCGGGTTCGCTGTGGTGGACGTACGTCTGCAGCGTGGTCTTCAGGCTGCTCTTCGAGGCCGTGTTCATGTACATCTTCTACATGCTCTACCCCGGCTACCAGATGATGCGGCTGGTTAAGTGTGAGGCTTACCCCTGCCCCAACACTGTCGACTGCTTCATCTCCCGGCCCACTGAGAAGACCATCTTCACTGTCTTCATGCTGGTCACCTCCAGTATCTGCATCATCCTCAACATGGCAGAGCTGGTCTACCTGGTGGTGCGGGCTTGCGCCCGCCGAAGCCAGCACCACACCAACCCCTCGTCGGGGAAGGGCTCCTTCTATGGGCACAAGCATTCCTCCGAGTACAAGCAGAATGAGATCAACCAGCTGCTGACAGAGCAGGACGGTTCCCTCAAGGACATGCTGCGTCGCAAttctgggctgcaggagaagggTGACCGCTGCTCTGCCTGCTAG
- the LOC128814517 gene encoding gap junction alpha-3 protein-like, with product MGDWSLLGRLLENAQEHSTVVGKVWLTVLFVFRILVLGAAAERVWGDELSGFSCDTQQPGCQNACYDSTFPISHLRFWVLQIIFVSTPSLVYLGHILHLVHLEEKAQQQKAARASSGARRQRPRQPQLPAGNTRARVCMQGAILRTYICNIVFKALLEVGFIVGQYTLYGFQLKPLYTCSRWPCPNTVNCYISRPTEKTIFILFMLGVACVSLLLNLVEIYHLGLTKCRRGPGPKSRILTAPGGPGGPGSTYVTLPRAGSPLAAGRPPHGLAPLKKAGAWLGVVGGSHRDMRTADLSV from the coding sequence ATGGGGGACTGGAGCCTGCTGGGCCGGCTGCTGGAGAATGCCCAGGAGCACTCCACAGTGGTGGGGAAGGTCTGGCTCACCGTCCTCTTCGTCTTCCGCATCCTGGTGCTGGGGGCAGCCGCGGAGCGGGTCTGGGGTGACGAGCTGTCTGGCTTCTCCTGCGACACGCAGCAGCCCGGCTGCCAAAATGCCTGCTACGACAGCACCTTCCCCATCTCCCACCTCCGCTTCTGGGTCCTGCAGATCATCTTTGTCTCCACCCCCAGCCTTGTGTATCTGGGTCACATCCTGCACCTGGTGCATCTGGAGGAGAAGGCACAGCAGCAAAAGGCAGCACGGGCCAGCAGCGGGGCCAGGCGGCAGcgccccaggcagccccagctccctgcagggaaCACAAGGGCACGGGTGTGCATGCAGGGGGCCATCCTGAGGACGTACATCTGCAACATCGTCTTCAAGGCTCTCCTGGAAGTGGGCTTCATTGTGGGCCAGTACACCTTGTATGGGTTCCAGCTGAAGCCCCTCTACACCTGCAGCCGCTGGCCCTGCCCCAACACGGTCAACTGCTACATCTCCCGGCCCACTGAGAAGACCATCTTCATCCTCTTCATGCTGGGGGTGGCCTGCGTGTCCCTGCTGCTCAACCTGGTGGAGATCTACCACCTGGGTCTCACCAAGTGCCGTCGGGGGCCAGGCCCCAAGTCCCGCATCCTAACCGCTCCTGGTGGGCCTGGAGGGCCTGGCAGCACCTATGTcactctgcccagggctggaagccccctggctgctggcagacCCCCCCATGGCCTGGCACCGCTGAAGAAGGCAGGTGCATGGCTAGGGGTGGTCGGTGGGTCCCACAGGGACATGCGAACGGCAGACCTGTCAGTGTAA
- the ZMYM3 gene encoding zinc finger MYM-type protein 3 isoform X1 → MDSSEFSGSLDPLSLPDKPLIGDLPADMEFGEDLLGSQTASTQEVSVLQPPGWDQSKQMTADEDLDLVVKADSVSELNKSNDCVLDKPGVLDVLEQPGVLDDLGKTSDLVDKPEGLCKAQPSQDVEGGPADSSALSREAVGPETGKEGEDAPKNCSGDVREDGAAAIPALSGDNAPESPQQPVPDSRDLSSAPATEETTAQSSSPTVPPPQLSLKQTKKMKLKAPRKSSPVQREGLAGEAEVQLSADSRTAALPPEPVEKHRAAEGDDSGKNSLKENNVLKAQEALPPTGESLSGKGSELPAEKEQKRSERPRRSETVRPETVNSSESIPVSDEDSDAMVDDPNDEDFVPFRTRRSTRMSLRAQMAQRAARSTFTKMTCANCRTPLQKGQTAYQRKGLPQLFCSSSCLTTFSKKPPGKKICTFCKKEIWNTKDSVVAQIGSGGSFHEFCTSVCLSLYEAQQHRPAPQSADASDTSRCSVCHKPGEIQHEVSNGNVVHRICSDACFTKFRATKGLKTNCCDNCGLYIYNKGLPLEYLFHEGQQKRFCNSACLNSYKKKNTRVYPCMWCKTLCKNFDMLPNVDRSGKMGLFCSICCTTSHKVKQSGLVGPPRPCSFCRKSLSEPCYYNKTDRVVYQFCSPSCWTKFQRTSPEGGIHLNCHYCHNLFSGKPEILDWQDKVYQFCCKDCCEDFKRLRGVVSQCEHCKQEKLLHEKIRFSGVEKNFCSEGCVLLYKQDFTKNLGLCCITCTYCSQTCQRAVTEQLEGSTWDFCSEDCKSKYLLWYFKAARCHACKRQGKLLETIHWRGQIKHFCNQQCLLRFYNQQNQPNLDTQKGPESLLNSQTSEPKPAVPSTQKAETNMLSAKASSAQTSPAVPPPAPPLVPATPRKNKAAMCKPLMQNRGVSCKFEMKSKGCQTEADWKPQLVVLPIPVPIFVPVPMHMYCQKVPVPFSMPVPVPVPMFLPTTLESTEKIVETIEELKVKIPSNPLEADILAMAEMIAEAEELDKASSDLCDLVSNQSAEGLLEDCDLFGPARDDVLAMAVKMANVLDEPGQDLEADFPKNPLDINPSVDFLFDCGLVGPDDVSTEQDLPRAVRKGQKRLVLSESCSRDSMSSQPSCTVLNYSYGVNAWKSWVQAKYAGGETSKGEELRFGPKPMRIKEDILACSAAELNYGLAQFVKEITRPNGERYEPDSIYYLCLGIQQYLLENNRMVNIFTDLYYLTFVQELNKSLSGWQPTILPNNTVFSRVEEEHLWECKQLGVYSPFVLLNTLMFFNTKFFGLQTAEEHMQLSFTNVVRQSRKCTTARGMTKVVSIRYYAPAKQKKSRDGGSGKRKREEEVPMLEQRENRMNPLRCPVKFYEFYLSKCPESLRSRNDVFYLQPERSCIAESPLWYSVIPMDRSMLESMLNRILAVREIYEEHSRLSSLEDDVD, encoded by the exons ATGGATTCAAGTGAATTTTCAGGATCTTTGGACCCCCTGTCCTTGCCTGACAAACCGCTCATTGGTGATCTCCCTGCTGACATGGAGTTTGGTGAAGATCTCCTGGGCTCCCAAACAGCTTCTACCCAGGAAGTTTCAGTTCTTCAGCCCCCTGGCTGGGATCAATCCAAGCAGATGACTGCAGATGAGGACTTGGACCTTGTAGTGAAAGCAGACAGCGTGTCTGAACTAAATAAATCAAATGACTGTGTTCTAGATAAACCTGGGGTCTTGGATGTgctggagcaacctggtgtcTTAGATGATTTGGGTAAAACTTCTGACTTGGTGGATAAGCCAGAGGGTCTGTGTAAGGCACAACCTTCCCAGGACGTGGAGGGTGGACCGGCAGACTCCTCTGCCCTGTCTAGAGAAGCTGTTGGTCCAGAAACAGGGAAAGAAGGGGAGGATGCACCAAAAAATTGTTCTGGGGATGTAAGGGAAGATGGTGCTGCTGCTATTCCTGCACTGTCTGGTGACAATGCCCCTGAATCACCCCAACAACCTGTCCCTGACTCCAGGGACCTCAGCAGCGCCCCGGCCACGGAAGAAACTACAGCACAGTCCTCAAGTCCCACAGTGCCCCCTCCCCAACTCAGtcttaaacaaacaaagaaGATGAAGTTGAAGGCACCAAGGAAAAGCTCACCTGtgcagagggaagggctggcGGGGGAGGCAGAGGTGCAACTGAGCGCAgacagcagaactgcagcttTGCCCCCTGAGCCAGTGGAGAAACACCGGGCAGCGGAAGGGGATGATAGTGGGAAGAACTCacttaaagaaaacaatgtaCTCAAAGCACAGGAAGCCTTACCACCAACAG GAGAAAGCCTGTCTGGGAAGGGAAGCGAGCTGCCAGCTGAGAAG GAGCAGAAAAGAAGCGAACGACCCAGAAGATCAGAAACTGTCAGGCCTGAGACTGTGAACTCCTCAGAGAGCA tTCCAGTCTCTGATGAAGACTCTGATGCAATGGTGGATGATCCCAACGACGAGGATTTCGTTCCTTTCCGTACGCGGCGCTCCACTCGGATGTCGCTGCGCGCTCAGATGGCGCAGCGAGCCGCCCGCTCCACCTTCACCAAGATGACGTGTGCCAACTGCCGGACCCCGCTGCAGAAGGGCCAGACTGCCTACCAGCGAAAAGGGCTTCCTCAGCtcttctgctccagctcctgtctCACCACCTTCTCAAAAAAACCGCCCGGCAAGAAGATATGCACCTTCTGCAAAAA GGAGATCTGGAACACCAAGGACTCTGTGGTTGCCCAGATTGGTTCTGGTGGCTCTTTCCATGAGTTCTGCACCTCTGTCTGCCTTTCCCTCTACGaggcccagcagcacagaccaGCACCTCAGTCTGCAGATGCCTCAGACACCAGCCGCTGCAGTGTTTGCCACAAACCTGGCGAG ATCCAGCACGAGGTCAGCAATGGGAACGTGGTTCACCGCATCTGCAGTGACGCCTGCTTCACCAAGTTCCGGGCCACCAAGGGGCTGAAAACGAACTGCTGTGACAACTGTGGACTTTATATCTACAACAAGGGCTTGCCCCTGGAGTACCTCTTCCATGAAGGCCAGCAAAAACGCTTTTGCAACTCTGCGTGTCTCAACAGTTACAAGAAG aagaACACTCGGGTCTACCCCTGCATGTGGTGCAAGACGCTGTGCAAGAACTTTGACATGCTGCCCAACGTGGATCGCAGTGGCAAGATGGGCctgttctgctccatttgctgCACTACCTCCCACAAAGTGAAGCAGTCAGGCTTAGTTG GTCCCCCTAGACcctgcagcttctgcagaaAGAGTTTATCTGAACCCTGCTATTACAACAAGACAGACCGGGTTGTCTACCAgttctgcagccccagctgctggacAAAATTCCAG CGCACCAGCCCAGAAGGTGGGATCCACCTCAACTGCCATTACTGTCACAATCTGTTCAGCGGGAAGCCGGAGATTCTAGACTGGCAG GACAAGGTGTATCAGTTCTGCTGCAAGGACTGCTGCGAGGACTTCAAGCGGCTGCGTGGGGTGGTGTCTCAGTGTGAACACTGTaagcaggagaagctgctgcatgAGAAGATCCGTTTCTCTGGAGTGGAGAAGAACTTCTGCAGCGAAG GGTGTGTGCTTCTTTACAAACAGGATTTCACCAAGAACCTGGGCCTGTGCTGCATCACCTGCACCTATTGTTCTCAGACCTGCCAGCGGGCGGTCACCGAGCAGCTGGAGGGCAGCACCTGGGACTTCTGTAGTGAAGACTGCAAAAGCAAATACTTGCTCTGGTACTTCAAG GCAGCTCGGTGCCATGCCTGCAAGCGTCAGGGGAAGCTGCTGGAAACCATCCACTGGCGAGGGCAAATCAAACACTTCTGCAACCAGCAGTGTCTGCTGCGATTTTACAATCAACAGAACCAGCCCAACCTGGACACGCAGAAGGGGCCCGAGAGCCTGCTGAACA GTCAGACTTCAGAGCCAAAACCAGCTGTCCCTTCCACACAGAAGGCAGAAACTAACATG CTGTCAGCAAAGGCCTCCTCAGCCCAAAcgtccccagctgtgccacctccCGCCCCACCTCTGGTTCCAGCCACCCCTCGGAAAAACAAAGCTGCCATGTGTAAACCACTGATGCAGAACCGGGGTGTCTCCTGCAAGTTTGAAATGAAGTCCAAAGGATGTCAGACAG AGGCTGACTGGAAGCCCCAGCTGGTTGTGTTGCCAATCCCCGTCCCGATCTTCGTGCCTGTGCCTATGCATATGTACTGCCAGAAAGTACCTGTGCCTTTCTCCATGCCTGTCCCG GTGCCTGTGCCGATGTTCCTGCCCACCACACTGGAGAGCACAGAGAAGATTGTGGAGACCATTGAGGAACTGAAGGTGAAGATCCCCTCCAATCCTCTAGAGGCTGACATCCTGGCCATGGCTGAGATGATTGCAGAGGCTGAGGAACTGGACAAAGCCTCCTCAGACCTGTGTG ACCTGGTGAGTAACCAGAGTGCAGAGGGTCTCCTGGAGGACTGTGATCTGTTTGGACCAGCACGGGACGATGTGTTGGCTATGGCTGTCAAGATGGCAAATGTCCTCGATGAGCCGGGCCAGGACCTGGAGGCTGACTTCCCTAAGA ATCCCCTGGACATCAACCCCAGTGTGGATTTCCTCTTTGACTGTGGGCTGGTGGGACCAGATGATGTGTCCACAGAGCAAGATCTGCCTCGAGCTGTCCGGAAG GGGCAGAAGCGTCTGGTGCTCTCTGAAAGCTGTTCTCGGGACTCAAtgagcagccagcccagctgtaCAGTGCTCAACTACTCATACGGTGTGAATGCCTGGAAGTCCTGGGTACAAGCCAAGTATGCAGGGGGAGAAACCAGCAAGGGAGAGGAGCTACGCTTTGGCC CCAAGCCCATGAGGATCAAGGAAGACATCTTAGCCTGCTCAGCAGCTGAGCTCAACTACGGCCTGGCCCAGTTTGTCAAGGAGATAACCCGGCCCAATGGGGAGCGCTATGAACCGGACAGCATCTATTACCTCTGCCTTGGCATCCAGCAG TACCTGCTCGAGAACAATCGTATGGTGAATATATTTACAGACCTTTACTACCTGACCTTCGTGCAGGAGCTGAACAAATCCCTGAGTGGCTGGCAACCCACGATCTTACCAAATA ACACGGTTTTCTCCCGTGTCGAGGAGGAGCACCTCTGGGAGTGCAAACAGCTGGGTGTTTACTCACCCTTTGTGCTTCTCAACACCCTCATGTTCTTCAACACTAAGTTCTTCGGGCTGCAGACAGCAGAGGAGCACATGCAGCTCTCCTTCACCAACGTGGTGCGCCAGTCTCGCAAGTGCACCACAGCCCGTGGCATGACAAAGGTGGTGAGCATCCGCTACTACGCTCCTgccaagcagaagaaaagccGAG ATGGCGGCTCGGGAAAACGAAAGCGTGAGGAGGAGGTACCGATGCTGGAGCAGCGGGAGAACAGGATGAATCCCCTCCGATGCCCAGTCAAGTTTTATGAGTTTTATCTCTCCAAATG TCCCGAGAGCCTGCGGAGCCGCAACGATGTGTTCTACCTGCAGCCCGAGCGGTCGTGCATCGCCGAGTCCCCGCTCTGGTACTCGGTGATCCCCATGGACCGGAGCATGCTGGAGAGCATGCTGAACCGCATCCTGGCCGTCAGGGAGATCTACGAGGAGCACAGTCGGCTCAGCAGCCTAGAGGATGACGTGGACTAA
- the ZMYM3 gene encoding zinc finger MYM-type protein 3 isoform X2, with amino-acid sequence MDSSEFSGSLDPLSLPDKPLIGDLPADMEFGEDLLGSQTASTQEVSVLQPPGWDQSKQMTADEDLDLVVKADSVSELNKSNDCVLDKPGVLDVLEQPGVLDDLGKTSDLVDKPEGLCKAQPSQDVEGGPADSSALSREAVGPETGKEGEDAPKNCSGDVREDGAAAIPALSGDNAPESPQQPVPDSRDLSSAPATEETTAQSSSPTVPPPQLSLKQTKKMKLKAPRKSSPVQREGLAGEAEVQLSADSRTAALPPEPVEKHRAAEGDDSGKNSLKENNVLKAQEALPPTGESLSGKGSELPAEKEQKRSERPRRSETVRPETVNSSESIPVSDEDSDAMVDDPNDEDFVPFRTRRSTRMSLRAQMAQRAARSTFTKMTCANCRTPLQKGQTAYQRKGLPQLFCSSSCLTTFSKKPPGKKICTFCKKEIWNTKDSVVAQIGSGGSFHEFCTSVCLSLYEAQQHRPAPQSADASDTSRCSVCHKPGEIQHEVSNGNVVHRICSDACFTKFRATKGLKTNCCDNCGLYIYNKGLPLEYLFHEGQQKRFCNSACLNSYKKKNTRVYPCMWCKTLCKNFDMLPNVDRSGKMGLFCSICCTTSHKVKQSGLVGPPRPCSFCRKSLSEPCYYNKTDRVVYQFCSPSCWTKFQRTSPEGGIHLNCHYCHNLFSGKPEILDWQDKVYQFCCKDCCEDFKRLRGVVSQCEHCKQEKLLHEKIRFSGVEKNFCSEGQTSEPKPAVPSTQKAETNMLSAKASSAQTSPAVPPPAPPLVPATPRKNKAAMCKPLMQNRGVSCKFEMKSKGCQTEADWKPQLVVLPIPVPIFVPVPMHMYCQKVPVPFSMPVPVPVPMFLPTTLESTEKIVETIEELKVKIPSNPLEADILAMAEMIAEAEELDKASSDLCDLVSNQSAEGLLEDCDLFGPARDDVLAMAVKMANVLDEPGQDLEADFPKNPLDINPSVDFLFDCGLVGPDDVSTEQDLPRAVRKGQKRLVLSESCSRDSMSSQPSCTVLNYSYGVNAWKSWVQAKYAGGETSKGEELRFGPKPMRIKEDILACSAAELNYGLAQFVKEITRPNGERYEPDSIYYLCLGIQQYLLENNRMVNIFTDLYYLTFVQELNKSLSGWQPTILPNNTVFSRVEEEHLWECKQLGVYSPFVLLNTLMFFNTKFFGLQTAEEHMQLSFTNVVRQSRKCTTARGMTKVVSIRYYAPAKQKKSRDGGSGKRKREEEVPMLEQRENRMNPLRCPVKFYEFYLSKCPESLRSRNDVFYLQPERSCIAESPLWYSVIPMDRSMLESMLNRILAVREIYEEHSRLSSLEDDVD; translated from the exons ATGGATTCAAGTGAATTTTCAGGATCTTTGGACCCCCTGTCCTTGCCTGACAAACCGCTCATTGGTGATCTCCCTGCTGACATGGAGTTTGGTGAAGATCTCCTGGGCTCCCAAACAGCTTCTACCCAGGAAGTTTCAGTTCTTCAGCCCCCTGGCTGGGATCAATCCAAGCAGATGACTGCAGATGAGGACTTGGACCTTGTAGTGAAAGCAGACAGCGTGTCTGAACTAAATAAATCAAATGACTGTGTTCTAGATAAACCTGGGGTCTTGGATGTgctggagcaacctggtgtcTTAGATGATTTGGGTAAAACTTCTGACTTGGTGGATAAGCCAGAGGGTCTGTGTAAGGCACAACCTTCCCAGGACGTGGAGGGTGGACCGGCAGACTCCTCTGCCCTGTCTAGAGAAGCTGTTGGTCCAGAAACAGGGAAAGAAGGGGAGGATGCACCAAAAAATTGTTCTGGGGATGTAAGGGAAGATGGTGCTGCTGCTATTCCTGCACTGTCTGGTGACAATGCCCCTGAATCACCCCAACAACCTGTCCCTGACTCCAGGGACCTCAGCAGCGCCCCGGCCACGGAAGAAACTACAGCACAGTCCTCAAGTCCCACAGTGCCCCCTCCCCAACTCAGtcttaaacaaacaaagaaGATGAAGTTGAAGGCACCAAGGAAAAGCTCACCTGtgcagagggaagggctggcGGGGGAGGCAGAGGTGCAACTGAGCGCAgacagcagaactgcagcttTGCCCCCTGAGCCAGTGGAGAAACACCGGGCAGCGGAAGGGGATGATAGTGGGAAGAACTCacttaaagaaaacaatgtaCTCAAAGCACAGGAAGCCTTACCACCAACAG GAGAAAGCCTGTCTGGGAAGGGAAGCGAGCTGCCAGCTGAGAAG GAGCAGAAAAGAAGCGAACGACCCAGAAGATCAGAAACTGTCAGGCCTGAGACTGTGAACTCCTCAGAGAGCA tTCCAGTCTCTGATGAAGACTCTGATGCAATGGTGGATGATCCCAACGACGAGGATTTCGTTCCTTTCCGTACGCGGCGCTCCACTCGGATGTCGCTGCGCGCTCAGATGGCGCAGCGAGCCGCCCGCTCCACCTTCACCAAGATGACGTGTGCCAACTGCCGGACCCCGCTGCAGAAGGGCCAGACTGCCTACCAGCGAAAAGGGCTTCCTCAGCtcttctgctccagctcctgtctCACCACCTTCTCAAAAAAACCGCCCGGCAAGAAGATATGCACCTTCTGCAAAAA GGAGATCTGGAACACCAAGGACTCTGTGGTTGCCCAGATTGGTTCTGGTGGCTCTTTCCATGAGTTCTGCACCTCTGTCTGCCTTTCCCTCTACGaggcccagcagcacagaccaGCACCTCAGTCTGCAGATGCCTCAGACACCAGCCGCTGCAGTGTTTGCCACAAACCTGGCGAG ATCCAGCACGAGGTCAGCAATGGGAACGTGGTTCACCGCATCTGCAGTGACGCCTGCTTCACCAAGTTCCGGGCCACCAAGGGGCTGAAAACGAACTGCTGTGACAACTGTGGACTTTATATCTACAACAAGGGCTTGCCCCTGGAGTACCTCTTCCATGAAGGCCAGCAAAAACGCTTTTGCAACTCTGCGTGTCTCAACAGTTACAAGAAG aagaACACTCGGGTCTACCCCTGCATGTGGTGCAAGACGCTGTGCAAGAACTTTGACATGCTGCCCAACGTGGATCGCAGTGGCAAGATGGGCctgttctgctccatttgctgCACTACCTCCCACAAAGTGAAGCAGTCAGGCTTAGTTG GTCCCCCTAGACcctgcagcttctgcagaaAGAGTTTATCTGAACCCTGCTATTACAACAAGACAGACCGGGTTGTCTACCAgttctgcagccccagctgctggacAAAATTCCAG CGCACCAGCCCAGAAGGTGGGATCCACCTCAACTGCCATTACTGTCACAATCTGTTCAGCGGGAAGCCGGAGATTCTAGACTGGCAG GACAAGGTGTATCAGTTCTGCTGCAAGGACTGCTGCGAGGACTTCAAGCGGCTGCGTGGGGTGGTGTCTCAGTGTGAACACTGTaagcaggagaagctgctgcatgAGAAGATCCGTTTCTCTGGAGTGGAGAAGAACTTCTGCAGCGAAG GTCAGACTTCAGAGCCAAAACCAGCTGTCCCTTCCACACAGAAGGCAGAAACTAACATG CTGTCAGCAAAGGCCTCCTCAGCCCAAAcgtccccagctgtgccacctccCGCCCCACCTCTGGTTCCAGCCACCCCTCGGAAAAACAAAGCTGCCATGTGTAAACCACTGATGCAGAACCGGGGTGTCTCCTGCAAGTTTGAAATGAAGTCCAAAGGATGTCAGACAG AGGCTGACTGGAAGCCCCAGCTGGTTGTGTTGCCAATCCCCGTCCCGATCTTCGTGCCTGTGCCTATGCATATGTACTGCCAGAAAGTACCTGTGCCTTTCTCCATGCCTGTCCCG GTGCCTGTGCCGATGTTCCTGCCCACCACACTGGAGAGCACAGAGAAGATTGTGGAGACCATTGAGGAACTGAAGGTGAAGATCCCCTCCAATCCTCTAGAGGCTGACATCCTGGCCATGGCTGAGATGATTGCAGAGGCTGAGGAACTGGACAAAGCCTCCTCAGACCTGTGTG ACCTGGTGAGTAACCAGAGTGCAGAGGGTCTCCTGGAGGACTGTGATCTGTTTGGACCAGCACGGGACGATGTGTTGGCTATGGCTGTCAAGATGGCAAATGTCCTCGATGAGCCGGGCCAGGACCTGGAGGCTGACTTCCCTAAGA ATCCCCTGGACATCAACCCCAGTGTGGATTTCCTCTTTGACTGTGGGCTGGTGGGACCAGATGATGTGTCCACAGAGCAAGATCTGCCTCGAGCTGTCCGGAAG GGGCAGAAGCGTCTGGTGCTCTCTGAAAGCTGTTCTCGGGACTCAAtgagcagccagcccagctgtaCAGTGCTCAACTACTCATACGGTGTGAATGCCTGGAAGTCCTGGGTACAAGCCAAGTATGCAGGGGGAGAAACCAGCAAGGGAGAGGAGCTACGCTTTGGCC CCAAGCCCATGAGGATCAAGGAAGACATCTTAGCCTGCTCAGCAGCTGAGCTCAACTACGGCCTGGCCCAGTTTGTCAAGGAGATAACCCGGCCCAATGGGGAGCGCTATGAACCGGACAGCATCTATTACCTCTGCCTTGGCATCCAGCAG TACCTGCTCGAGAACAATCGTATGGTGAATATATTTACAGACCTTTACTACCTGACCTTCGTGCAGGAGCTGAACAAATCCCTGAGTGGCTGGCAACCCACGATCTTACCAAATA ACACGGTTTTCTCCCGTGTCGAGGAGGAGCACCTCTGGGAGTGCAAACAGCTGGGTGTTTACTCACCCTTTGTGCTTCTCAACACCCTCATGTTCTTCAACACTAAGTTCTTCGGGCTGCAGACAGCAGAGGAGCACATGCAGCTCTCCTTCACCAACGTGGTGCGCCAGTCTCGCAAGTGCACCACAGCCCGTGGCATGACAAAGGTGGTGAGCATCCGCTACTACGCTCCTgccaagcagaagaaaagccGAG ATGGCGGCTCGGGAAAACGAAAGCGTGAGGAGGAGGTACCGATGCTGGAGCAGCGGGAGAACAGGATGAATCCCCTCCGATGCCCAGTCAAGTTTTATGAGTTTTATCTCTCCAAATG TCCCGAGAGCCTGCGGAGCCGCAACGATGTGTTCTACCTGCAGCCCGAGCGGTCGTGCATCGCCGAGTCCCCGCTCTGGTACTCGGTGATCCCCATGGACCGGAGCATGCTGGAGAGCATGCTGAACCGCATCCTGGCCGTCAGGGAGATCTACGAGGAGCACAGTCGGCTCAGCAGCCTAGAGGATGACGTGGACTAA